In Cyprinus carpio isolate SPL01 chromosome B7, ASM1834038v1, whole genome shotgun sequence, a genomic segment contains:
- the LOC109092648 gene encoding membrane progestin receptor gamma-B isoform X1: MFSLSLLSQALRAVHLGNMFSLIKLQRVFTVHQVPKAFHEDSIISGYRHPRSSATDCVLSLFQLTNETLNVWTHFLPTWYFLWKLITVLLMEDAWYDAYTWPLLVFLFSCCVYPLASSCAHTFSTMSTRARHICYFFDYGALSLYSLGSAISYSAYVFPDAWVNSTFHAYYIPAAVLNTILSTSMACYSRLGIPFLHYNHDIDERFSERQSPRLSKVLRILAFAYPYLFDNIPLFFRLVLCVGDGCTDNEANSIHVHHTLLAFLTGFLFATHLPERLAPGCFDYIGHSHQLFHVCAIIGTHFQMKAIEADMVLRQSQLLVTAPPITFNNTFGSALVCVCISLGIICLYSLPLLYGSSETHTMRTEGKKCKH, encoded by the exons ATGTTTAGCCTCTCTCTCCTGAGTCAGGCACTGAGGGCCGTTCATCTGGGGAACATGTTCAGCCTTATCAAACTTCAGCGTGTCTTCACTGTGCACCAAGTGCCCAAA GCATTTCACGAGGACAGCATCATCTCTGGATATCGACACCCTCGTAGTTCAGCCACAGACTGTGTGTTGAGTCTCTTTCAGCTCACCAATGAGACCCTCAATGTCTGGACTCACTTTCTACCAACCTG GTATTTTCTCTGGAAGTTGATAACAGTGTTGTTGATGGAGGATGCGTGGTATGATGCGTACACATGGCCTCTGCTGGTCTTCTTGTTCTCCTGCTGTGTGTATCCATTGGCCTCCAGCTGCGCCCACACCTTCAGCACCATGTCTACCCGCGCTCGCCATATCTGCTACTTCTTTGACTATGGAGCACTCAGCCTGTACAGCCTCG GTTCAGCGATCAGCTACTCTGCATATGTTTTTCCTGACGCATGGGTGAACAGCACATTTCATGCATACTACATTCCTGCAGCTGTACTAAACACCATCCTCTCAACCAGCATGGCCTGCTACTCCAG GCTTGGCATACCATTCCTTCACTATAACCATGACATCGATGAAAG ATTCTCGGAGAGACAGAGCCCACGGCTGAGTAAAGTGTTGCGAATTCTTGCCTTTGCCTACCCTTACCTGTTTGACAACATTCCTCTCTTCTTCAGG TTGGTTCTGTGTGTAGGTGACGGCTGCACTGATAATGAAGCAAACTCCATTCATGTTCATCATACATTGCTTGCTTTTCTCACCGGCTTCCTGTTTGCTACACACTTGCCTGAGAGACTGGCTCCTGGATGCTTTGATTACATAG GCCACAGCCACCAACTGTTTCACGTGTGTGCAATAATTGGGACACACTTTCAGATGAAGGCTATCGAAGCTGACATGGTGCTGAGACAGTCACAGCTGCTGGTCACTGCTCCTCCTATcacatttaataacacatttggaTCAGCTCTGGTCTGTGTCTGCATCAGTCTGGGGATCATATGTCTTTATAGTCTACCTCTGCTGTACGGctcctcagaaacacacacaatgagGACTGAAGGAAAGAAATGCAAGCACTAA
- the LOC109092648 gene encoding membrane progestin receptor gamma-B isoform X2, which translates to MFSLSLLSQALRAVHLGNMFSLIKLQRVFTVHQVPKAFHEDSIISGYRHPRSSATDCVLSLFQLTNETLNVWTHFLPTWYFLWKLITVLLMEDAWYDAYTWPLLVFLFSCCVYPLASSCAHTFSTMSTRARHICYFFDYGALSLYSLGSAISYSAYVFPDAWVNSTFHAYYIPAAVLNTILSTSMACYSRFSERQSPRLSKVLRILAFAYPYLFDNIPLFFRLVLCVGDGCTDNEANSIHVHHTLLAFLTGFLFATHLPERLAPGCFDYIGHSHQLFHVCAIIGTHFQMKAIEADMVLRQSQLLVTAPPITFNNTFGSALVCVCISLGIICLYSLPLLYGSSETHTMRTEGKKCKH; encoded by the exons ATGTTTAGCCTCTCTCTCCTGAGTCAGGCACTGAGGGCCGTTCATCTGGGGAACATGTTCAGCCTTATCAAACTTCAGCGTGTCTTCACTGTGCACCAAGTGCCCAAA GCATTTCACGAGGACAGCATCATCTCTGGATATCGACACCCTCGTAGTTCAGCCACAGACTGTGTGTTGAGTCTCTTTCAGCTCACCAATGAGACCCTCAATGTCTGGACTCACTTTCTACCAACCTG GTATTTTCTCTGGAAGTTGATAACAGTGTTGTTGATGGAGGATGCGTGGTATGATGCGTACACATGGCCTCTGCTGGTCTTCTTGTTCTCCTGCTGTGTGTATCCATTGGCCTCCAGCTGCGCCCACACCTTCAGCACCATGTCTACCCGCGCTCGCCATATCTGCTACTTCTTTGACTATGGAGCACTCAGCCTGTACAGCCTCG GTTCAGCGATCAGCTACTCTGCATATGTTTTTCCTGACGCATGGGTGAACAGCACATTTCATGCATACTACATTCCTGCAGCTGTACTAAACACCATCCTCTCAACCAGCATGGCCTGCTACTCCAG ATTCTCGGAGAGACAGAGCCCACGGCTGAGTAAAGTGTTGCGAATTCTTGCCTTTGCCTACCCTTACCTGTTTGACAACATTCCTCTCTTCTTCAGG TTGGTTCTGTGTGTAGGTGACGGCTGCACTGATAATGAAGCAAACTCCATTCATGTTCATCATACATTGCTTGCTTTTCTCACCGGCTTCCTGTTTGCTACACACTTGCCTGAGAGACTGGCTCCTGGATGCTTTGATTACATAG GCCACAGCCACCAACTGTTTCACGTGTGTGCAATAATTGGGACACACTTTCAGATGAAGGCTATCGAAGCTGACATGGTGCTGAGACAGTCACAGCTGCTGGTCACTGCTCCTCCTATcacatttaataacacatttggaTCAGCTCTGGTCTGTGTCTGCATCAGTCTGGGGATCATATGTCTTTATAGTCTACCTCTGCTGTACGGctcctcagaaacacacacaatgagGACTGAAGGAAAGAAATGCAAGCACTAA